The Tachysurus fulvidraco isolate hzauxx_2018 chromosome 10, HZAU_PFXX_2.0, whole genome shotgun sequence genome segment ATAGTACATTAGATAGTGAATAGGTCATAGACACATTCAGACATAGCACTAGAAACACTTTATATGTAGACACTGGTGCTCCTTGTTTCTGCAAAATTCTGACCTGTATAAGACACTGGAGAGGTCTCCCAGCATAACGAATACTCCTCTTCCAGTCTTTACTGCTAGCTCTTCCAGCCAGCCCTTCAAACTCAGTTGGAGTGTACCAGGTATTGTTGTATTTGATGCAGCGTCCTTTGCCACCTGAGAACACCGTGTGCATTTACAAACGTGAGAATCACATTGAAAGCTATAGGGTGCACTGTTGAAAGCTATCTGTGCACATCAAAGTGTGAGACCCCATTTCATGACTATTTCCAGCAAGTCCCTGTAGATTTCACCTGATGACTCAGAAGTGTAAATGGTCTGTCAAACAAGTGGCCACACTTTCCTGTGTGCAATAAATGTCTTCTGAACATGTCCTTTCGAATGACCTCAATCTATACACACAGATATCTCCTGGAGAAATGAACATTGCTAGCACAGGAATGAAAATCgatgttttaaaaaagttatatcAGGTGTCATGCATGTAGACAGCACATCTGTCCAACACTTCTATTTCACATTTTGAAAAGGGAGACTGTAATACCTTCTGGGCAGGTCCTGTTCATGAAGTCTACAGTCATGCTGACTAAAATCTTATGGCCCACTAATTCCTAATCCAGAAAATTCTGTTGAGCTGATAAGCATACAATTAAACCTGAACTATGCATAATAGAGCAAAATGATCAGAACAGGGTGGTGCAAAGTTCCCAGACGCCACACtagattattttccaataatacTAAGTGTTTATtccacttacatttacagcatttagcagacgcccacATCCAGAgttacttacattttatctcatattttatataactgagcaattgaaggttaagggccttgctcaggggcccagcagtggcagcttggtggatgtaggaatcgaactctcaaccttccaattggtagcccaacaccttaaccactgataCCACGCAATGTCCCAAAATGTACCGCAATGTCCCAATACTAAAACATTTTTGACACATCCTACttaactttttatatttatgtttagtGTTGGGGATCATCCAGCAAACAATTCATCCACAAGACTCTTTTCCATGTTTTCCTCATGTTATTGAGAAACCACAAAGTATATTCTTTTCTGTCTCGGGCACTCccctgtataaaaaaaaactaatgttacagctttatctctgactgttacaagcTACCAAgcctggagactccttctaaaaATGCTTAATAAATATCTGCTTAAGGAAATTTTCACCACAccaacaaatatacaaacaatcTGTGTACATAATGATGCTACCTAACTACTGTATTATAgaaataagattattattaatacatgtaTTAGaacaaacctgtgatttgccttCTGATTTgagttctgaccaatcagatttgagcacTTTAATTACGTATAAATTAAGATAACAGAAAGTTAACAAACACTGATGAAATAGGGCCTGTTGTTTAAGGATATAGAGGTTATGGGATTATCAAATGAGATTACCATGTCTTACTTCCCCCTAGTGGACTGAACCTACCTGATCCTAGTCTGTTCTTGTAGAGGACACCACTGGTGTTCCTGCACCGCACGGGCAGTTCGTTGTCATACACAGACGGATCCCAGTTATACTTGTTTACATCTTTCTCATGACTCGGAGTCATCGGTGTGGAGGGAGTCTGGGGCCCTACAATGgagcaaaaatgtttttatctaATGAAAGATAAAAAGTTCATCTATAACAACAATGATAGCACAATGTTTATTGCTTCATATTCTCCTGAAACTGTCATTAATGAGTTACCAGATTATAGTGATTTCATTTGTGTTACTGTCGTTAAGCAAAATTACATGTTTTTCTCATAAAAGGTTTTTCaggctgacacacacatacctggTGTCATAGGACCTGCTGTAGCTTTCAGGCCTGTGGCATCCACTATACTCCCATCCGTGTGTACAACAATCAGGGTGGCCTTCTGTGTGCTAAGACTGTCCCCAATCTGCAGAGTGGTTCTGCCTGTCTGCATACACCAAACACAgtagaaacacaataaatatgTTATACTATTTTACTGAATGTTCATTAAGGATACAACAGCAGTTGACATCAAAATTCAATTGACATTAAAACCATTAACAACCTCATTTTAAATTACTGATCTTTCATTTTGTGTGATTCCTCTGAAATAGTACGTTAACCTGAGACCATTGCTGTCTGCACGGCTCAATGATGAGGTGTGAACATGTCATTCAGCTTATTAACATAgagtttaatataattaatgtattaatatcTGTCTTGTTAACTCAATAAAGAAAGAGCCAGGATGAGTAAAGACACCAGCAGGCAATCAGTAGGCAACTGAAAATGGTTCAAGCTGTGACAATGATTTACATCTTTAGAGAATCTATACAATCATCTATGATAAAGCTTTCACATAAAGTCAACCTCACTGGTTAATTTTTGGGATTGGGTGTACATGGTTTAAAATGTCCTCACACTATCTACAGCTCTGCCATAACGATCAGGCATGGACACGTTTATAGACATGTCTGAGAGTGAAATAAATGACAGACGCACAAGCACATGTTCAGGGATGGAAGCTGCCGAGGCCACAGATGCTGAGAACACGCTGTCATCTGCATTCTGGAcatcactcactgtaacagTTGTAACCTCTGTGAAGAGAAGGAGCAGATTCATTATTCCTAGATCATAattgtgctttttgtttgtgtatgtatattatatatataaatttgtgtatggaataaatatacaaatataggtATTTTATTGACAGAAAACAAACGGGCGTAGAAGATATTGTTTGGATATAATATAAGAAATAGTGTCAAAAGCTgaaacaaatcattttattgGGTGGAATTATTGGGTTATTGGTATTCGATGTGTTGGACTTATTACAGTTTAATGAAGGAGATCCACTAATTAATAGATAAATGTAAACCCTGCCTTCATGGAGTGGTGAGTTGAGCTGCTCAGTGGCTGCAGATGTTCAGGtggaaaacacacatttaaagctAAAAACAGTTAGCTAACAAACACCGCTTCGTTGATAAGATGCTCAGCAGTGTTAGCTTGCTAAACAAAGCAAGTATTCATGTTGTTTGCATTTTGCTCTGCTAAACGTATTGAGAAAGCCGCGGCACGGTCACTGTTATCGGGACACTTCTGTGTAAACAGACCCGCAAACGGCGCTTCGCCGTCGTCTGTGTTCGGCAGGGACTCGGCTATGGAGATGTCGGCCGCTTCCGTCATGCCGGGCATCGTGCTAACTTCGGCATCGTCCGGCTCGCTTTCCGAAtgctctccctcctcctccccctcctcctcctcttcttcctccccctcctcctcttcctccagtCCCCCGGTCTTTTCCTCCTCCGCTCCGGCGAACCCGAGCCGTTTCACCGCCGCCTCGCTCGCGTCCATTACATTGAGCAGAGCGGCGCCCGACTTGAGCCGAACACAGCCGAGAGACACGAATCGGCGGCCGACTCCGCCTTATGCCCTGTGCACTGCACTACGGTGTACAATAATCACAAACGGCACACCACAAGGCGCAAATGTGTGCAACTTACTAAAAGAAATGCGTTTACACgaccaaaaaaatgtaaagaaaaggtAATGGCTGCCACCTTTCTTAATGCGGGACGTTCAGCAGGACAGGAAGGAGACGCGGCGGAAATAAACGAAAAAACACGACGTAACACGAAGTGACGCGGGTCACGTAGAACAGGCCGCGGGTTCATAACTATGCTTTGTGCATTCATAACTATGCTTTGTGCATTCATGTGCAGGTTGTGTGAAAGATTGCATCAAATATCTTGTGATACATTTAACCAAACTCGATGTAAACTGCATAATAGCTCCAAAAACATCGCTTTTTCTTGTGCTTGTCATGTCTAGTGATTTGTTCAGTGAATGATAGACAAATTAATCCCAAAACCTGTGAGTCTGTTTGGAACAGCAAGTGAAACACCCAAACATTCAACAACAAATTTGGAAAAAAGTGGAATAAATGGTCTGAGGACAGAACTTATCTTGCAGTGACACATGCAGCTATGAAGGCAAAGCGAGGGCAAGTTTATTATTACaagacataaaaatataatacgcaatattttaatttatattttacccCATACTatagaaataacatttatttattttatacaaatttatAAGACTGTCTATATTTcatccattatttatttatttatttttaaaaaaaaattaattgaataaCTCATCAATTTAGATAGATTTTGTTGAATTTGGCTAAGACAAATGGCCTTCATTCATGGATCAAATGTATAATTGAAAATTGCATAATTTCATTTTTTCCACTTGGCTCAAAATtgaatgcaatcaaaaacaaacaggacAACCAATCAATTTAAACAATATCAAATACACAATAATTGCATATCTAGCTGCTTATTTATATCATAAAATATTGATTATCAAAACAGTCGTTCGTGGCATTAACACAAATAATCATATTTGATGATTTCTGGATCAAAAAGGCCAGCAGATTGAGGCAGTGCTTAGTTTTTGGATCTTGCCAGGTTGCCATGGAAATGTCACTGTTTGCCctgcagaaaataaattaaaacatatatactatacaaacatatatattattCCTCTGCAGAATAAACAAATCATTAGCAACATTCATATAGATGTATttacacacaatattgttaaaaaatgGACATAAAGCATATTCTATATGCTCATAATAAAATAGCACAAGTTATTATTcgtattattaatgttattattacatGTTACTGTTGTTCAAATATAGGTGATTATCATTTTTGACCTGGATTAAGAGGGATTCTGTCTCTAGAGCTCTGGAGCACAATCTCAAGAGGACAAGGCTGCTCACTGCCAGTATCCTTTGCCTGGTTCCTCACCACAACACTGACTTCCTGTCTCTCCACCACCCAGTCCAGCTTATTACCAAGGTAACTGatgcctttcagactgagcataGACACTTGATTAGGTATTAATGGAGAAAAAGTCAGACAGTCTTTTTGGACCCTACAGAGGAAAACAGAGGAATATCAGAATTGCCAAATGACActcatgtgtagtgtgtgtgtgtgtgtgtgtgtgtgtgtgtgtgtgtgtgtgtgtgtttgcatgagttagtatactgtatgtgtttgtgtgtttgcctgGATTCATTATGTGTGTGGAAGTAACTATACAGTGTACTGCACTCGCCTGAAACCAGTGTACCCAAACAACACAACCTGCAGAAATCCCCCCATTCCTGTGAGGAAGTTGACTGCTCCAGATCCATCAGATGACTCACTCCACACCTGCATTCACAAGTACATAAAATGCACCTGAAACGAATCTGTGCAaaactccagaattattggcacccctcaaAACAATGATAAATTATATGATAGTTGTCTctaaaataccaaaaaaattTGCAATATTATATACCTTAGACAAACAGGAAGCATGATATTGCTTAATATATGATATTGCACACATGTAAAATCCCTATGCTGTCAGTCACCTTAAGGAAAAGCTTACACATAATCAGAtagattaaatgtaaaatacagtatctcacaaaagtgagtacaccccttgTATTTCAGCAACCATTTCAGTATATCTTTTCAAGGGAcaatactatagaaatgaaatttgGATATATTTTAGGGTAGTCAATGTTCCTCcgaaaataactaaaaattcACCCATTAATATCAAAATAGCTGGCAACGAAATTGAGTAGCTGTACGTCATTTATCCGTGCAAAGCCACAGGTCCTATTTatcatgttcatgtttttgtctGCATGACAGGACAATGTGCAGACTGTGTATCGTGTAAAGAGCAGTTGAAATTGGTTGCTTTGAGTTCAATTCTCTCATACTGACCACTGCATGTtgaacatggcacctcatggcaaagaacagTCGGTAACACCCTGAAActgagttacagtacagtggcCTGGGTCGGAACAGGCCTAGCAATGGTTGATCGAAGAAGTTGAGTCTTCATGCCAGGTTCAGAGCTAGCTTAAAAAAAGGCTTGAGTGTTGCCAGCATTGCTTTAGAGGTTGCAGAAGAGAAAGGTCAGCTtatcagtgctcagaccatataATGCACCCTGCAACAAGTCAGTTTGCATGAATGTTGTCCCAGAAGGAGGCTTCTACTGAAGCTGGCTCACAAGAAGTCctgcaaacagtttgctgaagacaaccTTTCCAAGAGCATGaattactggaaccatgtcctgaGGTCTGATATGCGAAACTGGTTTCGCTCAGATGGTATACAGCATGTGGTGAGGAGTACCAAGAAACCCTGGTGAGGAGTACCAAGAAAattgtgtcttgcctacagtcaagcatggtggtggtagaatcatggtctggggctgcgtGAGTGCTGCTGGTTCTGAGGAGCTGTGCTCATTGAGGGAAACATGAATTACAACATGTGACATTCTGAAACAGAACATGATGCAGTCCCTTCATAAACTTGGCCAAATAGCAGTTTTCAACATgataatgaccccaaacacaccgcCAAGATGACAACTGCCTTGCTGAGGAAGCTGAAGGTGAAGGTGATGGGCCAATTATGAACCATATCCATATCTATCAGGTCTCCAGAGGTCAACCATATTGAGCACCTGTGGGACATTTTTGTTTGTCGCTCTGTATAAGGCTGTCTGCTAAATGGTGTACATGTAAATGCTCTATCTTTCAGTACTGCATGGTGACTCTTCAGGTTGTCTGAGTTACAAAAATCA includes the following:
- the deaf1 gene encoding deformed epidermal autoregulatory factor 1 homolog isoform X4, encoding MDASEAAVKRLGFAGAEEEKTGGLEEEEEGEEEEEEEGEEEGEHSESEPDDAEVSTMPGMTEAADISIAESLPNTDDGEAPFAEVTTVTVSDVQNADDSVFSASVASAASIPEHVLTGRTTLQIGDSLSTQKATLIVVHTDGSIVDATGLKATAGPMTPGPQTPSTPMTPSHEKDVNKYNWDPSVYDNELPVRCRNTSGVLYKNRLGSGGKGRCIKYNNTWYTPTEFEGLAGRASSKDWKRSIRYAGRPLQCLIQERILNPHAASCTCVACCDDMAVNKDGSFGGESISMTGPVRLFVPYKRRKKESDRPASPEKKEAPSPKNITLAPGASFTVSPSGQLTTTGTLTFDRTATGDATAIISDSPAASDVFSSTAVLTTLPELTVVPQQPILQAKAPAAAGVANGLEMSEQRTWLYLEETANTLLNTVQHLKAFIAQAKQASQSSSSLEKSNCSRKDCFSSGFSQPTDTYR